From Campylobacter sp. MIT 12-8780, the proteins below share one genomic window:
- a CDS encoding methylated-DNA--[protein]-cysteine S-methyltransferase → MKGYYQTNYASSFGDITLACDGKNLIGLWLESQKHFDGKLKAQAIYNDDLEIFKQTKAWLKSYFKGEKPAISELSLAPIGTEFRQRIWQILCEIPYAGLMTYGDIAKIIAKEKGKAKMSAQAVGSAVGHNPISIIIPCHRVVGANGNLTGYAGGIQTKIKLLEHEGVDMKGLFIPKNLSLL, encoded by the coding sequence GTGAAAGGCTATTATCAAACAAACTATGCTTCTTCTTTTGGAGATATTACCCTAGCTTGTGATGGTAAAAATCTCATAGGCTTATGGCTTGAAAGTCAAAAGCATTTTGATGGCAAGCTAAAAGCTCAAGCTATATATAATGATGATTTAGAAATTTTTAAACAAACCAAAGCTTGGCTTAAAAGCTATTTTAAAGGCGAAAAACCAGCTATTTCAGAGCTTTCACTTGCACCCATAGGCACTGAGTTTAGGCAAAGAATTTGGCAAATTTTATGTGAAATTCCTTATGCAGGGCTAATGACTTATGGTGATATTGCTAAAATCATCGCTAAAGAAAAAGGCAAAGCTAAAATGTCCGCTCAAGCTGTAGGTTCTGCTGTAGGACATAATCCTATCTCTATCATCATCCCTTGTCATAGAGTCGTAGGAGCAAATGGCAATCTCACAGGCTATGCAGGTGGGATACAAACTAAAATCAAGCTTTTAGAACACGAAGGTGTGGATATGAAAGGCTTGTTTATCCCAAAAAATTTAAGCCTGCTTTAG
- a CDS encoding histidine triad nucleotide-binding protein, whose translation MQEKSVFELIVEGKIPCNKVLESEDFLAFHDINPKAKIHILIIPKKHFKDFQELDPEVMMKMTSFIQELAVLLGVDKSGYKLLTNCGKAAGQEVFHLHFHLLAGF comes from the coding sequence ATGCAAGAAAAAAGCGTATTTGAACTCATAGTCGAGGGAAAAATCCCTTGCAATAAAGTGCTTGAAAGTGAGGATTTCTTAGCTTTTCATGATATCAATCCAAAAGCAAAAATTCACATACTCATCATACCAAAAAAGCATTTTAAAGACTTTCAAGAACTTGATCCTGAAGTGATGATGAAAATGACAAGTTTTATTCAAGAACTTGCTGTGCTTTTAGGTGTAGATAAAAGCGGCTATAAGCTTCTTACAAATTGCGGTAAAGCAGCTGGACAAGAGGTATTTCACTTGCATTTTCATCTTTTGGCTGGATTTTAA
- a CDS encoding biotin/lipoyl-containing protein: protein MAKKFIDIMDTSFRDGFQSVYGARVLMQDFFPALEAAKEAGITHFEFGGGARFQSLYFYLNEDAFEMMDKFRSIVGKEANLQTLARGVNTVTLDTGSRELIDLHAKLFAKHGTTTIRNFDALNDANNLKFSGECIVNHGLKHEIVVTIMDLPPGCKGAHDVAFYEKSLKQILEAEIPFHSVCFKDASGTSSPQKVYETIKMARKLLPENTHLRLHTHETAGVSVACYLAALEAGVDGIDLAASPVSGGTSQPDILTMLHAVKGKNYDLGGLDAEKILVYEEVLKDCLKDYFLPPEATMVSPLIPFSPMPGGALTANTQMMRDNNILDKFPEVIKAMREVVEKGGFGTSVTPVSQFYFQQAFNNVMFGKWKKIADGYGKMVLGYFGKTPVPADSEVIKLASEQLNLEPTTELAIDLADKDETKSLEFARKILEKEGIETSEENVFIAAACKEKGIAFLKGEAKLNVRKISSMPKGSNISADETKFTIAVNGNKYHVEVHAGFDKDVNIKSVSKIEESNNEKASTQVASDENADGVKASISGNVFKIVAKAGDKVKAGQVVVVLEAMKMEIEALAPKDGVIKEIVVKAGDSVAEGQILAVYE from the coding sequence GTGGCAAAGAAGTTTATTGACATTATGGATACGAGCTTTAGAGATGGCTTTCAGTCTGTTTATGGGGCTAGGGTATTGATGCAGGACTTTTTCCCTGCTTTAGAAGCAGCTAAGGAAGCTGGCATTACTCATTTTGAGTTTGGTGGTGGGGCGCGTTTTCAAAGTCTTTATTTTTATCTCAATGAAGATGCTTTTGAAATGATGGATAAATTCCGCTCAATAGTCGGTAAAGAAGCCAACCTTCAAACCCTTGCAAGAGGTGTAAATACCGTTACTTTAGATACAGGAAGTAGAGAGCTTATTGATCTGCACGCCAAGCTTTTTGCAAAACACGGCACGACAACCATACGCAATTTTGACGCTTTAAATGATGCTAATAATCTTAAATTTAGCGGTGAGTGTATAGTCAATCATGGCTTAAAACACGAGATAGTCGTTACTATTATGGATTTGCCACCGGGTTGTAAGGGCGCTCATGATGTTGCTTTTTATGAAAAGAGTTTAAAGCAGATTTTAGAAGCTGAAATTCCTTTTCATAGTGTTTGTTTTAAAGATGCAAGTGGCACAAGTAGTCCTCAAAAAGTATATGAAACCATAAAAATGGCGCGTAAGCTTTTGCCCGAAAATACGCATTTAAGATTGCATACGCACGAAACTGCTGGTGTAAGCGTAGCGTGTTATCTAGCGGCTTTAGAAGCTGGGGTTGATGGTATAGATTTAGCCGCTTCTCCTGTAAGCGGTGGCACAAGTCAGCCTGATATTTTAACTATGCTTCACGCAGTGAAGGGTAAAAATTATGATCTAGGTGGGCTTGATGCAGAAAAAATTCTTGTTTATGAAGAAGTGCTTAAGGACTGCTTGAAGGATTATTTCTTGCCACCTGAAGCAACTATGGTAAGTCCGCTTATACCTTTTTCACCTATGCCAGGTGGAGCATTAACTGCAAATACCCAAATGATGAGGGATAATAATATCTTAGATAAATTCCCTGAAGTGATTAAAGCCATGAGAGAAGTGGTTGAAAAGGGTGGTTTTGGCACTTCAGTTACTCCTGTTTCTCAGTTTTATTTTCAACAAGCTTTTAATAATGTTATGTTTGGAAAGTGGAAAAAAATCGCTGATGGATATGGTAAAATGGTGCTTGGTTATTTTGGAAAAACCCCTGTGCCAGCTGATAGTGAGGTGATAAAATTAGCCAGCGAGCAGCTTAATTTAGAGCCAACAACTGAACTTGCCATTGATTTGGCTGATAAAGATGAAACTAAGAGTTTGGAATTTGCGCGTAAAATTCTTGAAAAAGAAGGCATTGAAACAAGCGAAGAAAATGTATTTATCGCTGCAGCTTGCAAAGAAAAAGGCATCGCTTTCTTAAAAGGCGAAGCAAAGCTCAATGTGCGTAAAATTTCAAGTATGCCAAAAGGCTCAAATATCAGCGCAGATGAGACTAAATTTACCATAGCTGTAAATGGCAACAAATACCATGTTGAAGTGCATGCTGGTTTTGATAAAGATGTTAATATCAAAAGCGTAAGCAAGATAGAAGAAAGTAACAATGAAAAAGCTTCTACTCAAGTTGCAAGCGATGAGAATGCTGATGGCGTAAAAGCAAGCATTTCTGGCAATGTCTTTAAAATCGTTGCTAAAGCTGGCGATAAGGTAAAAGCTGGACAAGTTGTTGTCGTGCTTGAAGCGATGAAAATGGAGATTGAAGCCCTTGCTCCAAAAGATGGAGTGATTAAAGAAATAGTCGTAAAAGCTGGCGATAGCGTAGCTGAAGGACAAATTTTAGCAGTATATGAATGA
- the argH gene encoding argininosuccinate lyase, with translation MKNSMWSGRFESQSSELLQEFNASLNFDKLLYKQDIQGSIAHASMLCHCAIISEAEKDAMVKGLKQIEAEIEAGEFHFDIKDEDIHMAIEKRLSALIGAEIGGKLHTARSRNDQVATDFKLFAKEQNQLLQNLLKELIETLLTHAKAHKTTIMPSFTHLQHAQPVSFSFWILSYAFMFMRDIKRLEAGFELADFSPLGSCACAGTSYQTDRMLSANLLGFKGIMPNAMDGVSDRDFSLDLLYTIAVIFMHTSRLCEELILFSSSEFNFIQISDAYSTGSSIMPQKKNPDVCELIRGKTGRAYGNLIALLTTMKALPLAYNKDMQEDKEGLFDSVLNAKQSLIILNAMLKEISIKKENMLKACQKGHLLATDLADFLVREKNIPFRKAHFIVGEVVAKADKMGLDLSELTNLHELEPLFDKASAKRLLNFENSLNSKQSEGSSAVKSVEKQIEILEKLLKG, from the coding sequence ATGAAAAATTCCATGTGGTCTGGTCGCTTTGAAAGTCAAAGTAGCGAGCTTTTACAAGAATTTAATGCAAGTTTGAATTTTGATAAGCTCTTATATAAACAAGACATACAAGGATCAATCGCTCATGCAAGTATGCTTTGTCATTGTGCTATCATCAGCGAGGCTGAAAAAGATGCGATGGTTAAGGGTTTAAAGCAGATTGAAGCTGAGATTGAAGCTGGTGAGTTTCACTTTGACATCAAAGATGAAGACATACATATGGCGATTGAGAAACGTCTTTCAGCTTTAATAGGTGCTGAAATAGGCGGTAAGCTTCACACTGCAAGAAGTAGAAACGATCAAGTCGCCACTGATTTTAAGCTTTTTGCAAAAGAGCAAAACCAGCTTTTGCAAAATTTACTCAAAGAACTCATTGAAACTTTACTTACTCACGCAAAGGCTCATAAAACAACCATTATGCCTAGCTTTACGCACTTGCAACACGCCCAGCCTGTAAGCTTTTCTTTTTGGATTTTAAGTTATGCTTTTATGTTTATGCGTGATATTAAAAGGCTTGAGGCAGGTTTTGAGCTGGCTGATTTTTCCCCACTTGGAAGCTGCGCTTGTGCTGGCACGAGCTATCAAACAGATAGAATGCTAAGTGCGAATTTGCTTGGCTTTAAAGGCATTATGCCAAATGCGATGGATGGCGTGAGTGATAGGGACTTTTCCCTTGATTTGCTTTATACCATAGCTGTGATTTTCATGCATACTTCAAGGCTATGCGAGGAACTTATACTTTTTTCAAGCTCTGAGTTTAATTTCATACAAATTAGCGATGCGTATTCTACAGGAAGCTCTATCATGCCACAGAAAAAAAATCCAGATGTATGCGAGCTTATAAGGGGTAAAACAGGCAGGGCTTATGGAAATTTAATCGCTCTTTTAACCACGATGAAAGCTCTACCACTTGCGTATAATAAAGACATGCAAGAGGATAAAGAAGGGCTTTTTGATAGTGTGTTAAATGCAAAGCAAAGTCTTATCATCTTAAATGCTATGCTTAAAGAAATCAGCATAAAAAAAGAAAATATGCTTAAAGCTTGTCAAAAAGGGCATTTGCTGGCTACTGATTTGGCTGATTTTTTAGTGCGTGAAAAAAATATCCCTTTTAGAAAGGCTCATTTTATAGTCGGCGAAGTGGTAGCAAAGGCTGATAAAATGGGACTTGACTTAAGCGAGCTTACAAATTTGCACGAACTAGAACCTCTTTTTGATAAGGCAAGCGCTAAAAGGCTTTTAAATTTTGAAAATTCTTTAAATTCAAAGCAAAGCGAAGGCTCAAGCGCTGTAAAAAGCGTTGAAAAGCAAATTGAAATTTTAGAAAAGCTCTTAAAAGGCTAG
- the pckA gene encoding phosphoenolpyruvate carboxykinase (ATP): MKDFDKLGLVNVGQVFHNLSYDELFKHEEQNKEGEVTKNGTFAVDTGEFTGRSPKDKYFVKQDPSQKYLAWGKINHPISKELFETLLAKAKKQLSDKNIYIQDVFCGASLKSRKAVRFVSEIAWQAHFVKNMFIRPNEEELKDFSPDFVVYNACKCVNEDYKEQGLNSEVFVIFDIEANIGVIGGTWYGGEMKKGIFSMMNYWLPLENKFPMHCSANVGVKGDVALFFGLSGTGKTTLSTDPKRKLIGDDEHGWDDEGVFNFEGGCYAKCINLSAENEPEIYGAIKRNALLENVVLNADKSVDFKDASKTENTRVSYPIEHILNHEPSLKAGHPSNIIFLTADAFGVLPPVSKLTKEQAMYYFLSGYTAKVAGTERGVTEPQATFSACFGEPFMPLHPTVYAKLLGQKIDKHNVSVYLVNTGWSGGGYGVGQRMSIKATRACINAILDGSIKACEFENFELFDLAIPKALAGVESKLLNPINTWSDTNAYKQARAKLASMFVENFKRYEDVAEGKEYSGFGPKA; encoded by the coding sequence ATTAAAGATTTTGATAAATTAGGACTTGTTAATGTTGGGCAGGTTTTTCATAATCTAAGTTATGATGAGCTTTTTAAGCATGAAGAGCAAAACAAAGAAGGTGAAGTTACTAAAAACGGCACTTTTGCAGTAGATACTGGCGAATTTACCGGTAGAAGCCCAAAAGATAAGTATTTTGTCAAACAAGATCCAAGTCAAAAATACCTCGCTTGGGGCAAGATAAATCATCCTATCTCAAAAGAACTCTTTGAAACACTTCTAGCAAAAGCCAAAAAGCAACTTAGCGATAAAAATATTTATATACAAGATGTCTTTTGTGGCGCGTCTTTAAAAAGTAGAAAAGCTGTGCGTTTTGTCAGCGAAATCGCTTGGCAGGCTCATTTTGTTAAAAATATGTTTATCCGCCCAAATGAAGAGGAACTAAAGGATTTTAGCCCTGATTTTGTGGTGTATAATGCGTGCAAATGTGTCAATGAAGACTACAAAGAACAAGGTTTAAACTCAGAAGTTTTTGTGATCTTTGATATAGAAGCAAATATTGGCGTCATAGGTGGTACTTGGTATGGTGGGGAGATGAAAAAGGGTATTTTTTCTATGATGAATTATTGGCTACCTTTGGAAAATAAATTCCCTATGCACTGCTCGGCAAATGTGGGAGTTAAAGGCGATGTAGCCCTTTTCTTTGGACTAAGTGGCACTGGAAAAACTACACTTTCAACTGATCCAAAGCGAAAATTAATCGGTGATGATGAGCATGGCTGGGATGATGAGGGCGTGTTTAATTTTGAGGGTGGTTGTTATGCAAAATGTATAAATTTAAGTGCTGAAAATGAGCCTGAAATTTACGGGGCTATTAAAAGAAATGCTCTTTTAGAAAATGTAGTGTTAAATGCTGATAAAAGCGTAGATTTTAAAGACGCTTCAAAGACTGAAAATACTCGCGTATCTTATCCAATCGAGCACATTTTAAACCACGAGCCAAGCTTAAAAGCTGGACATCCAAGCAATATCATCTTTTTAACTGCTGATGCTTTTGGGGTTTTGCCTCCTGTAAGCAAGCTTACTAAAGAACAAGCAATGTATTATTTTTTAAGTGGTTATACAGCTAAAGTAGCTGGCACAGAGCGAGGCGTTACAGAGCCTCAAGCGACTTTTTCAGCTTGCTTTGGCGAGCCTTTTATGCCTCTTCATCCAACCGTGTATGCTAAGCTTTTAGGACAAAAGATAGACAAGCATAATGTAAGCGTATATCTTGTTAATACCGGCTGGAGCGGTGGAGGCTATGGAGTAGGGCAAAGAATGAGTATCAAAGCAACAAGGGCTTGCATTAATGCTATACTTGATGGCTCTATAAAAGCTTGCGAATTTGAGAATTTTGAGCTTTTTGATTTGGCTATCCCTAAGGCTTTAGCTGGAGTTGAAAGCAAGCTTTTAAATCCTATAAATACTTGGAGCGACACAAATGCTTATAAACAAGCAAGAGCGAAGCTTGCTAGTATGTTTGTAGAAAATTTCAAACGTTATGAAGATGTGGCTGAAGGTAAAGAATACTCCGGTTTTGGTCCCAAGGCATAA